The nucleotide sequence GGCGTGCCGCCGGCGAGGAGCTCGGCCCGCTGGCCGGCGTGCCGATCGGCGTCAAGGACAACTACTGCACCACCGACATGCCGACGACGTGCGGCTCGCGGATGCTGCAGGGCTGGGTTCCGCCGTATGACGCCACCGTCGTGAAGCGGCTGCGCGAGGCGGGGCTGGTCATCGTCGGCAAGACGAACATGGACGAGTTCGCCATGGGGTCGTCGACCGAGACGTCGTTCTACGGCCCGACCCGCAACCCGTGGGACACCGACCGGATCCCCGGCGGCTCCGGTGGCGGGTCCGCGGCTGCGGTCGCGTCCTTCATGGTGCCCCTGGCCGTCGGCTCCGACACGGGCGGCTCCATCCGTCAGCCAGGTGCGGTCACGGGCACCGTCGGCGTGAAGCCCACCTACGGCGGCGTCTCCCGCTATGGACTGGTGGCGATGGCCTCGAGCCTCGACCAGCCCGGCCCCTGCACGCGCAGCACCGAGGATGCCGCGCTGCTGCAGGCCGTCATCGGCGGCTACGACTTCCACGACTCCGCGTCGCTGGACGTGCCCGTGCCCGACCTGGTCGCCGCCGCGCAGGCCGACGACCTGTCGGGCGTGCGGATCGGCGTCGTCACGGAGTTCCAGGGCGAGGGCTACGAGCCGGGCGTCCTGGAGCGCTTCGCCGAGGCCGTCGAGCTGCTGCGCGCGGCCGGCGCCGAGATCTTCGAGGTCAGCTGCCCCGCGTTCACCTACGCGCTGCCCGCGTACTACCTGATCCAGCCCGCCGAACTGAGCTCCAACCTCGCTCGCTTCGACGGCATGCGCTACGGGCTGCGGGCAGGCGACGACGGCACCCACTCGGCCGAGCAGGTCATGAACCTGTCCCGCGAGGAGGGCTTCGGCCGCGAGGCCAAGCGCCGCATCATCATCGGCACATACGCGCTGTCGGCCGGCTACTACGACGCCTACTACGGCTCGGCGCAGAAGGTCCGCACGCTCATCCAGGCCGACTTCACGAAGGCCTTCGAGACGGTCGACGTGCTGATCTCGCCCACCACTCCGACCGTGGCGTTCCGGATCGGGGAGCGCATGAGCGACCCGATGAGCATGTACCTCGCGGATCTCTGCACGATCCCGTCGAACATGGCCGGCAACGCGTCCGCGTCGTTCCCCTGCGGGCTGAGCGACGGGCTCCCCGTCGGGCTGCAGGTGATGGCGCCCCCGATGGCCGACGAGCGGCTCTACCGCGTCGGCGGCGTGCTGGAGCGGGCGCTCGAGTCGGCCTGGGGCCACCCCCTGCTCAACGAGCTTCCCACCATCGACACCCAGGCGGTGACCGCATGAGCGAGCTGGCCGACTACGACGACCTGCTGACCCGCTACGAGCCCGCGCTCGGGCTCGAGGTGCACGTCGAGCTGAACACCGCCACCAAGATGTTCTGCGGCTGCGCCAACGAGTTCGGCGGCGAGCCGAACACCCACACCTGCCCGGTCTGCCTAGGGCTCCCCGGCTCGCTGCCCGTCATCAACGGCAAGGCGGTCGAGTCCGCCATCCGGATCGGGCTGGCGCTGAACTGCTCCATCGCGTCCTGGTGTCGCATGGCCCGGAAGAACTACTTCTATCCGGACATGACGAAGAACTTCCAGACCTCGCAGTACGACGAGCCGATCGCGTTCGACGGCTACGTTGACCTCGATGTGGACGGCGAGACCTACCGCGTCGAGGTCGAGCGCGCCCACATGGAGGAGGACGCGGGCAAGGCGACGCACGTCGGCGGCTCGGGTCGCATCACGGGCGCCGACTACTCGCTCATCGACTACAACCGTGCCGGCGTGCCGCTGATCGAGATCGTCACCAAGCCGATCCTCGGCACCGGCGACAAGGCGCCGCAGGTGGCCCGTGCCTACGTCGCGCACCTGCGCGAGCTCGTGAAGGCACTGGGCGTGTCCGACGCCCGCATGGAGCAGGGGTCGCTGCGCTGTGACGCGAACATCTCGCTGGCGCCCATCGGGGCCGACAGGCTCGGGACCCGCACAGAGACCAAGAACGTCAACTCGCTGCGCTCTGTCGAGACGGCCATCTCCTACGAGATGACCCGCCAGGCCGCCATCCTCGACGACGGCGGCCGCATCAAGCAGGAGACCCGGCACTTCCACGAGGCGGACGGCACCACGTCGCCCGGACGCTCGAAGGAGGAGGCCGAGGACTACCGCTACTTCGCGGAGCCCGACCTGATGCCCATCGCCCCGAGCGCCGAGTGGGTCGAGGAGCTGCGCGCCACCCTGCCGGAGCCGCCCGCCGAGCGCCGCCGCAGACTGCAGGCCGCCTGGGGGTTCAGCGACATCGACTTCGGCGCGATCGTGAACTCCGGCGCCCTCACGCTGGTCGAGGAGACCGTGGCGGCGGGCGCCACGCCCGCCGCGGCCCGGAAATGGTGGGTCACGGAACTGGCCCGCCGCGCCAACGAGGCCGGCGTCGAGATCGACGCGCTCGACATCACCCCGGCGCAGGTCGCGGGCGTCCAGGCGCTCGTCGACGAGGGCAGGGTCAACGACAAGCTGGCCCGCCAGGTCATCGACGGCGTGCTCGCCGGCGAGGGCGAACCCGCCGAGGTCGTGGAGAAGCGGGGGCTTGCCGTCGTCTCCGACACGGGAGCGCTGAGCGCCGCGGTGGACGACGTGATCGCGAAGAACCCTGACGTCGCGGCCAAGATCCGTGACGGCAAGGTCGCCGCGGCCGGCGCCCTGATCGGTCAGGTCATGAAGGCCATGCGCGGTCAGGCCGACGCGGCCAGGGTCCGCGAGCTGATCCTGGAGAAGCTCGCGTAGTCCCGGCCATCTCGGGTCGCTGAGCACTTCGGCAGGTTCAGCACGGGCACTGTCGAAGCGCCCTGAGCGGAGTGAAGGGTCCTGGTTCAGGTCCGACGTTTCGTCAGCTTCGGCCATGTCGGAGCACCCGATGTGCGGTGGTGGGTTCTCGCCTCGCTTCGCTCGGCGCCCTTCGACGAGCTCAGGGAACCGGCTCGGCACATACCTGTCGACGTGGCTGTCTCGGGTCGTTGAGCCTGTCGAAACGCCCTGAGCGGAGCGAAGGGTCCCAACTTGGGTCGTTGAGCACTTCGACAGGCTCAGCACAGGCCCCGTCGAGTTGCTGAGCGCGGTGAAGGGAATCAGCCGCAGCGGGCGAGGTGGGTGGCGTCGGCGATGGTGTCGCACCAGTCCTGGATGGTCCTCTCGACGGGGCTGAGCTGTGGGCCGAGGTCGGGGGTGCATTCCAGCCACGCGCCGCCGCTGGTGACCTCATAGACGTAGCCCAGGGGGCTGGTCCAGCGGAAGTGGCCGGGTGCGATCTGGTTCAACACCCAGGCGCCCTTGGTCTTGCCGCGGTGGACGCGGCGGCAGAGCTGGGCCAGGTTGTCCAGCCGGGTCTGGCCGGGTCGGCCGGGCTGGTAGGTGGTGTTGTGGTCGACGTCCAGGCCTCGGGTGCGGGTGGAGAACGGGAACGCCTCCGTGGGTCGCAGCAGCCGCAGGGCTTTGCGCATCCGCCGAGTCGGCCGGTACCCGTCGGCGGCGGGGGTGTTGTTCAGGTCGATGACGGGCTGAACCTTGAGGCTGATTTCGCCGTTGCGGTAGCCGTCGCCGAGGAGCTCGCCGAGCAGCGCGGTGGTCAGCGTGCCGGCGCGCTCGACCGATGCGACCGGGTCCAGGGTTCCGTCCGCGTCCGCGGTGATGTGCACGACGATCTCCACCCTCGGCAACCGCGCAGGCGGCGGTGGGGTGTCGGGTCGCCGGCCACGCAGACCGGGCTCTGTCCCGCCCCCGTCCAGGCGGGCCGTGTGGGGTGGCGGGTCCTCGCCTCGCTCCGCTCGGCGCCCTTCGACGAGCTCAGGGAACCGGAAAGGCGGCTCAGGCAACCGGGTCGGCTCAGGCAACCGGGTCGGCTCAGAGAACCGGGGCGGCGGCTCAGGGAACCGGTCGGGTCGCCGAGCACTTCGACCAGGCTCAGCACATGCCTGTCGAGGTGCCTTGAGCGAAGCGAAAGGTCCCACCCCACCCGAGCGATCCAGCCGCGGATCGTCGGGTGGCTGCCAGTCGGGAGGCTCATCATCAGGGAACGGAGGCTCATCGTCCTCGTCCGGCGGCTCCGGCGGCACCGGCGCGATGACCGGGCCGTCGCAGTCGCTGTCCAAGAGGGCCAGACCGTCGCCCGGGCTGGTGCAGTCGATGCCCCGATGATCAAGGCAGCCGTCCATGCTGTCGAGGTCGATGCCGAGGGCGGGCTGGTCGGCTTCGAGGATGGTGAGCAGGAGGTCGGGGTTCATGGCCAGGGAGAGGGCCTTCGCGCGGCGGGCGGAGTGGTCCAGGCCGGGATAGCGGGCCTTCAACCGCTCCGAGATCTGATGGAGGCGTTCGTCGACGATCCTGCCATCCAACACATCGAGCCGGCCGCCGATCGACGTGACACCCGGCTCCTCGTCGCGCAGCCACACCCCACGCCGGGCACGGGCCTCGGCCTCCCGCTCCCGCGCGGCGGCCGCGTCGGCCCGGATGATGAGCTTCTTCAGTTCCCCCAGCGCCGCACCGGGCACCAGCCCGTACTGCCTCGGCAACCAACGGGCCGTGACGGTCTCGGCCTGCATCGGATCCAGATCCCGACACAACCACGCGGCCCTCTCGGCGAGCCAGCGTTCGACCTCCCCGTTGATCACGGCCTCGAACAACATCGGGTGTCGGTACTTCAGATTCAGCGCGGAGGCGGTCCTCTCGATCGCCGCGGTCTGCGAACACCGCAGCAACGCGGCGACCTCCATCGCCAGGAACTCCGACACACCCGGGGTTCCCTCCCCACCCGGGTGGACCAGCTTCTCCGGCAGCTTCGTATCTCGGTCACGGTAGATCTCGGTCCCGTAATCCAGCAGGTCCGCCTCATCCAGGCGGTAGGCCAGGGCAAGGTCGCAGATGGCCTCCAACTCCTCGGCCTCCCCGCGGCGACGCAGCACGACACCCGCACGGAGGCGGATGGTCGCCTGCCGGGAATCGTCACGTCGCCTGGTTTCCATGACACCCACGCTACGACCCGCCACCGACACTTTTCGCACGCCCGTCTGAATTATCCACAGGGCACGTCATCCTGAACGGAGCGGCAGGGTCGTCGGCTGTCACTTCCCCGTGGCCAGCTCGATCTCGTGCACAACGATGCCTATATCGGTGCCGCTGTTCCCATGCTGCAGCGGCCCCCGTATAGGCATCTTTGTGCTGGAAAGGGGGACCGGGAATGGGCTCAGGGAACAGGGTGATAGCTTGCGGCCATGGCAGGCAGGATGCACGAGAACCAGGTGGCGACCAGCGCCGGGCTCGTGCGTCGGCTGCTGGAGGAGCAGTATCCCGTGCTCGCCGGTGAGCCCATCGCGGACGCCCCCATGCACGGCACAGACACGGACGTGTACCGCGTCGGGGACCGGCACTGCATGCGGCTTCCGATCGTGGACTGGGCCTTCGGCCAGCAGGAACGCGTCCGCCCCTGGCTGCCCTGGCTGCGCGACCGGCTCAGCCTGCCGCCCGCCGTGCCCGAGTTCTACGGCGCGCCGGGCTGCGACTACCCGGCGCCGTGGTGCGTCCAGCGATGGGTGCCAGGGCGTCGGCTCCAGCCCGGCAGCGACGACGCCGGTCTTGCCGTCGAGATCGCCGACTTCCTGCGCGAACTGCGGGCCCTCCCGATCCCCGAAGGGGCACCGACGGCAGGGCTCAGCCCCCACGCCATGGACGCCGACGTCCGAGAACGCCTTGCCGCGCTGTCAGGCAGCGTCGGCGGCCTCGGGACCGGCGCGCGGGCCCCCGAGGCCGGTGACGAGGACGGTCCCCAGGATGGCCGCGAGGACGATCCTCAGGATGGCCGCCCGGACGCTCCCGAGGCGAGCGGCGCGGACTCTCCCGAGGTGCACGAGGACCTGGCCGCGGCCTGGACCACGCTGCTCGAGGCGACCCCGCCGTGGGACGGTCGAGGCACGCTCTGGCTACACGGAGACGTGGCACCGGGAAACCTGATCGTCCGCGACGGGCGCCTCGTCGGGCTCATCGACTGGGGCGGCGTCGGGGTGGGGGAACCCGCCAACGACCTGCAGGTCGCCTGGAATCTGTTCACGCCGAACGCCCGCGAGGCCTTCCGGCGTGGCCATCGACGTGCCCGACGCCACGTGGCGCCGGGCGCGGGCCCGGGCGTTCGCGCAGGCCGCGTTCCAGCTGTCCTTCTACCGCCTGACGCTCCCGCCCCTGGCCGAGCAGGCCCGGCACACCTTCGCCCAGGTCCTCGGCGAGCTCGGCGTCTGACGGCGGGGATAGGTTGGGACCATGACTGATCCCACCCCAGACCCCTGGTTCGATCTGGACAGCTACATCTCGACGCCTCGGCTCGGCGGCCTGACGCTGAGCCGCGACGGCTCGTCGCTCGTGGTGGCCGTCCAGGGCACCGATGCGGAGGCGACCACCTACACCACCGCCCTGTACCGCGTCGACCCGACGGGTGAGACCCCCTCGACGCGACTCACGCGCTCGGTCAAGGGTGAGAGCCTCAGCGCGTTCCTGCCCGACGGGTCGCTGCTGTTCACCTCGAAGCGCGACCTCCTCGGCAGGGCGGGAGACAAGCCGTCTGAGACGACCGCCGCGCTGTGGTGCCTGCCGGCCGGTGGGGGAGAGGCCTACGAACTGGCCCGCCGCGACGGCGGCTGGGGCCAGGTGCTCACCACCGACAGCGACCGCGTCATCCTCGGCGTGCCCGTCCACCAGGGCGCCGCGGACGACGAGGCCGATGCCGCGAGGCGGACGGCTCGGCGCGATACGAAGGTCGCAGCCCTCCTGCACAGCGGATACCCGGTGCGCTACTGGGACCACGACCTCGGCCAGGAGACGACCCGCCTGCGCGCCGCCCGGGTCACGGGAGAGGGCGACCGTGAGCTGGCCGACGTGGAAGACCTCACCGGCGACGTCGGCCGCGCGCTCGGCGACGTCGCGGTCTCCCGCGACGGATCGGTCATCGTGGCCGAGTGGTCGGTGCCCGAGGCGCACGGCGTCACCCGCGCCGAGCTCGTCCGCATCGACCCGGCCACGGGCGAGCAGACCGTCATCGCATCGCACGCCGACGACGAGTTCGGCTTCCCGGTCGTCAGCGATGACGGCAGCCTGATCGTCGCCGTCCGGAACCGACGCTCGACCCCCACCGTAAGCCCCGACGCCACCCTGTGGCTCATCGACGGCGACGGTGAGGGTCGCCCTCTGGCGGCCGACTGGGACCGCTGGGCGCACCCCGTCGCGTTCACCCCGGACAACGCCACGCTCATCGTGACCGCGGACGACGACGGCGAGTGCCCCGTCTTCGCCGTCGATGTCGCGACCGGGGAGGTGCGCCGCCTGACGCAGCACGGCGCGTACAGCTCCGTCCAGCTCAGCCCCGACGGCGCCACCGCCTACGCGGTGCGCACGGCCTACGACATCCCCGGCGAGGTCGTCGCGATCGACATCGCGGGCGCCACGACCCGGGTGCTGCCCGGCCCCGTCGAGTACCCGGCGCTGCCCGGCCGCATCGAGCGCGTCGAGACCACCGCCGCCGACGGCACCAGGATCCCCGGCTGGCTCGTCCTCCCCGACGGTGCATCTCACCAAAACCCGGCACCCTTGACGCTGTGGGTCCACGGCGGCCCGCTCGGCTCCTGGAACGCCTGGAGCTGGCGCTGGTGCCCCTGGCTGCTCGTCTCGCGCGGCCAGGCCGTCCTGCTCCCCGACCCCGCACTCTCCACCGGCTACGGCCTCGACCACATCCAGCGCGGCTGGGGACGGTGGGGGGCCGAGCCGTTCACCGACATCATGGCGCTCACCGACGCGGCCGAGGCTCGGGACGACGTCCGCGACGATGCCTCGGTCATGATGGGCGGCTCCTTCGGCGGCTACATGGCCAACTGGATCGCGACGCACACCGACCGCTTCGCCGCGATCGTCAGCCACGCCTCGCTCTGGAACCTCCAGTCCTTCGGCCCGACCACCGACGCCTCCTGGTACTGGAAGCGCGAGCTCAGCGAGGAGATGATGGCCGCCCACTCGCCGCACCTGTTCGCCGCCGACATCGTCACGCCGATGCTCGTCATCCACGGCGACCGCGACTACCGGGTGCCGATCGGCGAGGGGCTGGCGCTGTGGTGGGCGCTCAACGAGAAGCACGACGGGGAGCCGGCCGACCTGCCGCACCGCTTCCTGTACTTCCCCGACGAGAACCACTGGATCCTCACGCCGCAGCACGCGAAGGTCTGGTACGACACCGTCATCGAGTTCCTCGCCGCCCACCGCGAGGGCAGGGCGATGAAGACCCCAGAGCTGCTCTGACGCCCCGGACATGCGACGGCCCGTCCCCCGGCAGGGGACGGGCCGTCGTGCTTCGGGTCGGACTCAGAGTCCCTTGATCGCCTTCTGCCAGGCCTCCACGACGGCGGGCTCGCCGGTGATGGCGACGTCGGCCTTTCGGCCGCTCAGGTGCAGCAGGATCTCGGACGGCAGCCCGGCGATCGTCAGGGGCTTCGGGCCGCGCCCGAGTTGCGCCACCTCGCCCGTGTCGGTGCGCTGCAGCCGGACGTGGCCCTTGAACTGCATGTTTGTCTTGCGGGCCAGCACCTTGGTCATCGGCCACAGGTCGCGCTGCTCGCCGGGCTTCAGCACCTGGACCCGGCCGTTGGCGCGCAGCACGTCCTCGTGGTGCATGAAGTACTCGCCCGAGTTGACGAGGTTGTCGACCGGGAACATGATCCAGCCGGGCGTGCGGATGGCCTCCACCAGGGCCGGGTAGCCCAGCTCGTGGAGCGTCTCACGCTGGATGCGCTCGGTCTTCGGCGCGAACTTCTCCGAGCCGATGCCGGGCAGCGCGCCGAGCTTGTGCTCGCGCACGTAGAGGTGCGCGGCGAGGTCCTGGGTCTGCCACCCCGCACACTCGGTCGGGGCGAAGGGGCCGAGCTCCTCGAGGAGGTCGGCCAGGGCAGCTCGTTGGCGTCGGGCGAGGGTCATGGGCACAAGACTAGACACTCTGAGCCAACCCGGCGGACGCGACATCCGGGAATGCGCGGGGCACAATAGGGCGCATGCCAGAGCTCACCTTCAACGCGGACGGCCTCGTGCCCGCGATCGCCCAGGACGCCGACACCCGCGAGGTGCTGATGCTGGCCTGGATGGACGCCGAGGCCCTGCGGCGCACCCTCGCCACCGGCAAGGCCACCTACTGGTCCCGCTCCCGCCGGGAGTACTGGGTCAAGGGGGAGACCTCCGGCCACCACCAGAGCGTCGTGAAGGTCGAGCTGGACTGCGACGGCGACACCATCCTCCTGACGGTCAACCAGACCGGGGCCGCCTGCCACACCGGCAACCGCACCTGCTTCTTCACGGAGCTGACCGACGGCGACGTCGCATGATCATCTCGCCCACCCTCGGGGAGTTCACCGAGCAGGCGAGGACCCGTCGGGTCATCTCCGTCCACGCGCGGCTGCTTGCCGACGACCAGACGCCCGTCGCCCTCTATCAGCAGCTCTGCGGCGACCGGGAGGGCACATTCCTGTTCGAGTCGGCCGACGGTGGGATCTGGTCGCGCTGGTCGTTCGTCGGCGTCCGCGCCGCCGCGACGCTCACCGAGCGGGACGGCCACGCCGCCTGGATCGGCCGTGAGCTCGTGGGCATCCCCGACGACGGCGACCCTCTCGAGGTGCTCCGCGCCACGCTCGCCGAGCTCGCCACCCCGCCAGAGACCGGGCTCCCGCCGTTCCACGCAGGCATGGTCGGCTATCTCGGCTATGACGTCGTGCGGCGGCTCGAGAGGCTGCCCGACACCACGACCGACGACCTCGGCCGCCCCGAGCTCATCATGATGCTCGCGAGCGAACTCGCCATCCTCGACCACCATCGCGGTGAGCTGTGGCTGGTGGCTAACGCCATCAACTACGACGGCACGGACGAGGGCGTCGAGCGCGCCTACCGGACCGCCGTCGACGCCATCGAGGGCATGGCGGCGGCGCTGCGGCGCCCCCGCGCGAGCCTCGTTGTCCAGGAGGGCGAGCCCCGCACCCCCACGGTGATCCGGCAGCGCTCCTCCGAGGAGTACCGCGCGATCGTCGAGGAGGCCAAGGAGGAGATCCGCGCGGGCGAGGCCTTCCAGATCGTCGTGTCGCAGCGCTTCGACGTGCCGACGAGCGCCGACGCCTTCGAGGTCTACCGGGCCCTGCGGCTCACCAACCCCAGCCCGTACCTCTACCTGCTGAGGCTGCCGGGCTTCGACGTCGTCGGGTCCAGCCCCGAGGCCCTGGTGACGGTGCAGGACCGCGTCGCGACCACCCGGCCCATCGCCGGGTCCCGGCCACGCGGGGCCACCCCGGAGGCCGACCGCCGCCTCGCCGAGGAGCTGCTCGCCGATCCGAAGGAGAAGGCCGAGCACCTCATGCTCGTCGACCTCGGCCGCAACGACCTCGGCCGGATCTGCGCCCCCGGCAGCGTCACCGTGCACGAGTTCATGAAGGTCCGCCGCTACTCGCACATCATGCACCTCGAGGCCGCGGTCTCCGGGCGCCTCCGGGACGGGGCCACCGGGCTGGATGCCGTGCTGAGCTGCTTCCCGGCCGGCACTCTGTCCGGCGCCCCGAAGGTGCGGGCGATGGAGATCATCGACCGCCTCGAGGTGAGCCGCCGCGCGCTCTACGGGGGCGTGGTCGGGTACTTCGACTTCGCCGGCAACGCCGACGTCGCCATCGCCATCCGCACCGCCCTGATCGCCGACGGCGTGGCGCACGTCCAGGCAGGAGCCGGGATCGTCGCCGACTCGGTGCCGGAACTCGAGGACGCGGAGTGCTCGCACAAGGCAAGGGCCGTGATCACGGCCATCGGGAGGGCAGAGGCGATGGGGGGCCCCGCATGAGGGGTCGTGCGCCCGCGACACTCGTGGCCATGGCCGGGGCGCTGCTCGCCACCCTGGGCTCGCAGGCGGCCTCGTCGCCGCTCATCGGCCCCGCCCTGGCTGTCCTGGCCGGCATCGCGCTCAGCCTCATGCTGTACCGCACCGCACTGCGGGTGCTCGGCGTCGCGATCACCGCGCTGTCAGTGGCCGGCCTCGGGTGGGCCGTGTCCATGGGCGCGTGGCTCGTCGCGGCGGGTTTCGCCGTCGCCGCGGCCGGGCTGCTCGGCGTCGTCGTCTGGGGGCCGCGCTGGGTCCGTCGCTCACCCGCCGCCGAGCGGCGCCTCGACGACTGGTCGGCCATGGACGCCGGGCTCGACCCGACCACCACCGGGGATGAACAACGGCCTGACCGCGCCGCCTGATGGCGGTAGGCTCACCCGAGTCAGCGATCCGACCAACCAGAGAGGCTGAGCGATGGCGCGTACCGCGAAGTACTACCACCACGGGCGGAGCCCTGCGGCCTGGGTCGGTTCCGTCGGCGTCGCGATCGGCTTCGTGCTGGTCGCCATCGCGGCCATGCTCGGCCCCAGCTGGCCGCTCGTCATCACCGGCGCCGCCGTGATCCTGGTCGCCTGCATCGTCACCATGGTCATGAAGACCATGGGCTTCGGCCAACCGTGACCGTCCTCGACGACATCATCGCCGGAGTCCGCGAAGACCTCCACGCCCGTACCGCACGAGTCCCGCTCGCCGACGTCCGGCGCGCCGCGGAGAGCGCGCCCGAGCCCCTGGACGTGGTCGCCCGGCTGCGCGACCCGCGCCTGGCGGTGATATCCGAGGTCAAGCGCAGCTCGCCCTCAAAGGGACACCTGGCCGACATCTCCGATCCGGCGGAACTCGCCGCCTCCTACGCGGCGGGCGGCGCGGCGGCGATCTCCGTCCTCACCGAGCAGCGCCGCTTCAACGGCAGCCTCGACGACCTGGACGCCGTGCGCGCCCGCGTGGACGTGCCGGTGCTGCGCAAGGACTTCATGGTCGACGAGTACCAGTTCTTCGAGGCCCGCGTGCACGGGGCGGACCTCGTGCTGCTCATCGTCGCGGCCCTCGACGACGCCCAGCTGAGGAGCTTCCTCACGCTGACGTCCGATCTCGGCATGACGGCCC is from Tessaracoccus palaemonis and encodes:
- the gatA gene encoding Asp-tRNA(Asn)/Glu-tRNA(Gln) amidotransferase subunit GatA, with product MDDLIRLSVAELGRRMAAGELTSEELTRACLARIEALNPTLNVFLHVDAEGALAAARAVDARRAAGEELGPLAGVPIGVKDNYCTTDMPTTCGSRMLQGWVPPYDATVVKRLREAGLVIVGKTNMDEFAMGSSTETSFYGPTRNPWDTDRIPGGSGGGSAAAVASFMVPLAVGSDTGGSIRQPGAVTGTVGVKPTYGGVSRYGLVAMASSLDQPGPCTRSTEDAALLQAVIGGYDFHDSASLDVPVPDLVAAAQADDLSGVRIGVVTEFQGEGYEPGVLERFAEAVELLRAAGAEIFEVSCPAFTYALPAYYLIQPAELSSNLARFDGMRYGLRAGDDGTHSAEQVMNLSREEGFGREAKRRIIIGTYALSAGYYDAYYGSAQKVRTLIQADFTKAFETVDVLISPTTPTVAFRIGERMSDPMSMYLADLCTIPSNMAGNASASFPCGLSDGLPVGLQVMAPPMADERLYRVGGVLERALESAWGHPLLNELPTIDTQAVTA
- the gatB gene encoding Asp-tRNA(Asn)/Glu-tRNA(Gln) amidotransferase subunit GatB, which codes for MSELADYDDLLTRYEPALGLEVHVELNTATKMFCGCANEFGGEPNTHTCPVCLGLPGSLPVINGKAVESAIRIGLALNCSIASWCRMARKNYFYPDMTKNFQTSQYDEPIAFDGYVDLDVDGETYRVEVERAHMEEDAGKATHVGGSGRITGADYSLIDYNRAGVPLIEIVTKPILGTGDKAPQVARAYVAHLRELVKALGVSDARMEQGSLRCDANISLAPIGADRLGTRTETKNVNSLRSVETAISYEMTRQAAILDDGGRIKQETRHFHEADGTTSPGRSKEEAEDYRYFAEPDLMPIAPSAEWVEELRATLPEPPAERRRRLQAAWGFSDIDFGAIVNSGALTLVEETVAAGATPAAARKWWVTELARRANEAGVEIDALDITPAQVAGVQALVDEGRVNDKLARQVIDGVLAGEGEPAEVVEKRGLAVVSDTGALSAAVDDVIAKNPDVAAKIRDGKVAAAGALIGQVMKAMRGQADAARVRELILEKLA
- a CDS encoding DUF222 domain-containing protein, which gives rise to METRRRDDSRQATIRLRAGVVLRRRGEAEELEAICDLALAYRLDEADLLDYGTEIYRDRDTKLPEKLVHPGGEGTPGVSEFLAMEVAALLRCSQTAAIERTASALNLKYRHPMLFEAVINGEVERWLAERAAWLCRDLDPMQAETVTARWLPRQYGLVPGAALGELKKLIIRADAAAAREREAEARARRGVWLRDEEPGVTSIGGRLDVLDGRIVDERLHQISERLKARYPGLDHSARRAKALSLAMNPDLLLTILEADQPALGIDLDSMDGCLDHRGIDCTSPGDGLALLDSDCDGPVIAPVPPEPPDEDDEPPFPDDEPPDWQPPDDPRLDRSGGVGPFASLKAPRQACAEPGRSARRPDRFPEPPPRFSEPTRLPEPTRLPEPPFRFPELVEGRRAERGEDPPPHTARLDGGGTEPGLRGRRPDTPPPPARLPRVEIVVHITADADGTLDPVASVERAGTLTTALLGELLGDGYRNGEISLKVQPVIDLNNTPAADGYRPTRRMRKALRLLRPTEAFPFSTRTRGLDVDHNTTYQPGRPGQTRLDNLAQLCRRVHRGKTKGAWVLNQIAPGHFRWTSPLGYVYEVTSGGAWLECTPDLGPQLSPVERTIQDWCDTIADATHLARCG
- a CDS encoding phosphotransferase, with protein sequence MAGRMHENQVATSAGLVRRLLEEQYPVLAGEPIADAPMHGTDTDVYRVGDRHCMRLPIVDWAFGQQERVRPWLPWLRDRLSLPPAVPEFYGAPGCDYPAPWCVQRWVPGRRLQPGSDDAGLAVEIADFLRELRALPIPEGAPTAGLSPHAMDADVRERLAALSGSVGGLGTGARAPEAGDEDGPQDGREDDPQDGRPDAPEASGADSPEVHEDLAAAWTTLLEATPPWDGRGTLWLHGDVAPGNLIVRDGRLVGLIDWGGVGVGEPANDLQVAWNLFTPNAREAFRRGHRRARRHVAPGAGPGVRAGRVPAVLLPPDAPAPGRAGPAHLRPGPRRARRLTAGIGWDHD
- a CDS encoding prolyl oligopeptidase family serine peptidase — translated: MTDPTPDPWFDLDSYISTPRLGGLTLSRDGSSLVVAVQGTDAEATTYTTALYRVDPTGETPSTRLTRSVKGESLSAFLPDGSLLFTSKRDLLGRAGDKPSETTAALWCLPAGGGEAYELARRDGGWGQVLTTDSDRVILGVPVHQGAADDEADAARRTARRDTKVAALLHSGYPVRYWDHDLGQETTRLRAARVTGEGDRELADVEDLTGDVGRALGDVAVSRDGSVIVAEWSVPEAHGVTRAELVRIDPATGEQTVIASHADDEFGFPVVSDDGSLIVAVRNRRSTPTVSPDATLWLIDGDGEGRPLAADWDRWAHPVAFTPDNATLIVTADDDGECPVFAVDVATGEVRRLTQHGAYSSVQLSPDGATAYAVRTAYDIPGEVVAIDIAGATTRVLPGPVEYPALPGRIERVETTAADGTRIPGWLVLPDGASHQNPAPLTLWVHGGPLGSWNAWSWRWCPWLLVSRGQAVLLPDPALSTGYGLDHIQRGWGRWGAEPFTDIMALTDAAEARDDVRDDASVMMGGSFGGYMANWIATHTDRFAAIVSHASLWNLQSFGPTTDASWYWKRELSEEMMAAHSPHLFAADIVTPMLVIHGDRDYRVPIGEGLALWWALNEKHDGEPADLPHRFLYFPDENHWILTPQHAKVWYDTVIEFLAAHREGRAMKTPELL
- a CDS encoding TIGR03085 family metal-binding protein, with protein sequence MTLARRQRAALADLLEELGPFAPTECAGWQTQDLAAHLYVREHKLGALPGIGSEKFAPKTERIQRETLHELGYPALVEAIRTPGWIMFPVDNLVNSGEYFMHHEDVLRANGRVQVLKPGEQRDLWPMTKVLARKTNMQFKGHVRLQRTDTGEVAQLGRGPKPLTIAGLPSEILLHLSGRKADVAITGEPAVVEAWQKAIKGL
- the hisI gene encoding phosphoribosyl-AMP cyclohydrolase — encoded protein: MPELTFNADGLVPAIAQDADTREVLMLAWMDAEALRRTLATGKATYWSRSRREYWVKGETSGHHQSVVKVELDCDGDTILLTVNQTGAACHTGNRTCFFTELTDGDVA
- a CDS encoding anthranilate synthase component I codes for the protein MIISPTLGEFTEQARTRRVISVHARLLADDQTPVALYQQLCGDREGTFLFESADGGIWSRWSFVGVRAAATLTERDGHAAWIGRELVGIPDDGDPLEVLRATLAELATPPETGLPPFHAGMVGYLGYDVVRRLERLPDTTTDDLGRPELIMMLASELAILDHHRGELWLVANAINYDGTDEGVERAYRTAVDAIEGMAAALRRPRASLVVQEGEPRTPTVIRQRSSEEYRAIVEEAKEEIRAGEAFQIVVSQRFDVPTSADAFEVYRALRLTNPSPYLYLLRLPGFDVVGSSPEALVTVQDRVATTRPIAGSRPRGATPEADRRLAEELLADPKEKAEHLMLVDLGRNDLGRICAPGSVTVHEFMKVRRYSHIMHLEAAVSGRLRDGATGLDAVLSCFPAGTLSGAPKVRAMEIIDRLEVSRRALYGGVVGYFDFAGNADVAIAIRTALIADGVAHVQAGAGIVADSVPELEDAECSHKARAVITAIGRAEAMGGPA